A region from the Arachis ipaensis cultivar K30076 chromosome B01, Araip1.1, whole genome shotgun sequence genome encodes:
- the LOC107611489 gene encoding ethylene-responsive transcription factor LEP-like, with protein sequence MEKPPENQSSHLKNNSSTTANHHKQEGVNNNGNRTKYRGVRQRQSGRYTAEIRDPQSKKQRWLGTYTTPEEAARAYDAAARALRGHKAWTNFLDYPTNNNNDLENPNPFLSFSSSSNILLLRFLLDFINSSSNPSLVFSAQQLYDQLLLNGISSSNNNNNCRLTETVFSHEIMRNGNYNNSGVLFGHFPMQTDFDGDFNNKNNNFSSTNMVDNGHLMEEGSVFQCPEIHNHHPHDEEDLLAAFWMDESNTSVDAFK encoded by the coding sequence ATGGAGAAGCCACCGGAGAATCAGTCCAGCCACTTGAAAAATAACTCCTCCACCACCGCCAACCACCACAAGCAAGAAGGAGTGAATAACAATGGCAACCGAACAAAGTACCGTGGCGTGAGGCAGAGGCAGTCAGGCCGTTACACGGCGGAGATAAGAGACCCTCAGTCCAAGAAGCAGCGGTGGCTCGGCACCTACACCACACCGGAGGAAGCTGCTCGTGCCTACGATGCCGCCGCCCGAGCCCTTCGCGGCCATAAGGCCTGGACCAATTTCCTCGATTACCCTACTAATAACAACAACGACCTCGAAAACCCTAAcccttttttgtctttttcttccTCCTCCAACATACTTCTTCTCCGATTTCTTCTGGACTTCATCAACTCCTCCTCCAACCCCTCTTTGGTCTTTTCCGCTCAGCAACTCTACGATCAGTTGTTGCTGAACGGAAtaagcagcagcaacaacaacaataactgcAGATTAACAGAGACAGTGTTCTCTCACGAGATTATGAGGAACGGTAATTATAATAACTCGGGTGTCCTTTTTGGTCATTTTCCCATGCAAACTGATTTTGATGGTGAttttaataataagaataataactTTAGTAGTACTAATATGGTTGACAATGGTCATTTGATGGAAGAAGGAAGTGTGTTTCAGTGCCCTGAGATTCATAATCATCATCCTCATGATGAGGAGGATCTTCTTGCGGCATTCTGGATGGATGAAAGTAATACCAGTGTTGATGCGTTCAAATAA